Proteins found in one Moritella sp. Urea-trap-13 genomic segment:
- a CDS encoding nitrate reductase cytochrome c-type subunit: MRKLLAVLLAAGTLFSVSAQSTETAVIENVNNGGVASLRGITELDITRKADELKRVIKDRSPIDRDYVYQPPLIPHQTRHYEVSLNANKCLSCHSWKYAGEMGATKISVTHYQGRDGEVLSDVSPRRYFCLQCHVTQADASPLIDNDFKRVDSLR; the protein is encoded by the coding sequence ATGAGAAAATTATTGGCTGTGCTGCTAGCTGCAGGGACTTTATTCTCTGTATCAGCACAAAGTACAGAAACGGCTGTTATTGAAAATGTAAATAACGGTGGTGTTGCATCATTACGTGGTATTACGGAATTAGATATAACGCGTAAAGCAGATGAACTGAAACGCGTGATCAAAGATCGTAGTCCAATCGATCGTGACTATGTATATCAACCACCACTGATCCCGCATCAAACACGCCATTATGAAGTGTCTTTAAATGCGAACAAATGTTTATCATGTCATAGTTGGAAGTACGCTGGTGAAATGGGCGCAACGAAGATTAGTGTGACGCATTACCAAGGTCGTGATGGTGAAGTATTATCGGATGTGTCACCACGTCGTTATTTCTGCCTACAGTGCCATGTAACGCAAGCTGATGCATCACCGTTAATCGACAATGACTTTAAACGTGTAGATTCATTACGCTAA
- the napA gene encoding periplasmic nitrate reductase subunit alpha: MKLTRRAFVKANAAVSAAAIAGVTLPASATNLIAVSDETKIKWDKAPCRFCGTGCSVLVGTQGGKVVATQGDPEAPVNKGLNCVKGYFLSKIMYGKDRLTTPLLRMRDGKFAKDGEFAPISWDQAFDIMAEKWKAALKEKGPTSVGMFGSGQWTVMEGYAAVKLMKAGFRSNNIDPNARHCMASAVGGFMRTFGIDEPMGCYDDFEESDAFVLWGSNMAEMHPILWTRITDRRLSNPHVRVNVLSTYKHRSFELADTGVIFNPQSDLAMANFIANYIIQNDAVNWDFVNKHTHFKRTATDIGYGLRDEHPMQAKAKNPNSGKMTAMTFEEYKASVAEYTVEKASEISGVSAEKLIILAKQYADPNIKVMSLWTMGMNQHTRGVWMNSLVYNIHLLVGKISQPGNGPFSLTGQPSACGTAREVGTFSHRLPADMVVANPKHRAIAEKIWKLPEGTIPPKPGLHAVAQNRALKDGTLNAYWTMCNNNMQAAPNMMEEGLPGYRNPANFIVCSDPYPTVTAQASDLILPTAMWVEKEGAYGNAERRTQAWYQQVKSVEGAKSDLWQLMEFAKRFKIEEVWGEDLLAKMPEHRGKTMYDVLYKNGNVDAFPLSEAQELNDDAQDQGFYVQKGLFEEYATFGRGHGHDLAPYDVYHTVRGLRWPVVNGVETKWRFAEGSDPYVGKGKGFEFYGKPDGKANIIFAPYEAPPEVPNEEYDMWLCTGRVLEHWHSGSMTARVPELYRAMPDALCYIHPDDAKKRNVRRGDEVLIESLRGEVRCRVETRGRNRPPVGLVFVPWFDARVLINKVCLDATDPLSKQTDYKKCAIKITKV; the protein is encoded by the coding sequence ATGAAATTAACCAGACGTGCGTTTGTTAAAGCAAATGCTGCAGTTTCTGCTGCCGCGATTGCTGGCGTTACTCTTCCTGCTAGTGCAACAAATCTTATTGCTGTTAGCGATGAAACAAAAATCAAATGGGATAAAGCCCCATGTCGTTTCTGTGGTACAGGTTGCTCTGTATTAGTCGGAACACAAGGCGGTAAAGTTGTTGCGACTCAAGGTGATCCTGAAGCACCGGTGAACAAAGGCCTTAACTGCGTTAAAGGCTATTTCTTGTCTAAAATCATGTACGGTAAAGATCGTCTTACGACACCTTTATTGCGAATGAGAGATGGTAAGTTTGCTAAAGATGGTGAATTTGCGCCAATTTCATGGGATCAAGCTTTTGATATCATGGCCGAGAAGTGGAAAGCCGCATTAAAAGAAAAAGGTCCCACATCTGTTGGTATGTTTGGTTCTGGCCAGTGGACTGTAATGGAAGGTTATGCAGCGGTTAAATTGATGAAAGCTGGTTTCCGTTCAAACAATATTGATCCTAATGCGCGTCACTGTATGGCTTCTGCTGTAGGTGGTTTCATGCGTACGTTTGGTATTGATGAGCCAATGGGTTGTTATGATGACTTCGAAGAGTCAGATGCGTTTGTACTTTGGGGTTCAAACATGGCTGAAATGCATCCAATTCTATGGACGCGTATCACTGACCGCCGTTTAAGTAATCCACACGTTAGAGTAAACGTATTATCAACGTATAAGCATCGTTCTTTTGAACTAGCTGATACCGGTGTTATTTTCAATCCGCAATCAGATCTAGCAATGGCTAACTTTATTGCTAACTACATCATCCAAAACGATGCTGTAAACTGGGATTTCGTTAATAAGCACACACACTTCAAACGTACAGCAACGGATATCGGTTACGGTTTACGTGACGAACATCCAATGCAAGCTAAAGCTAAAAACCCTAACTCGGGCAAAATGACAGCAATGACATTTGAAGAGTATAAGGCATCGGTTGCTGAGTATACTGTTGAGAAAGCATCTGAAATATCAGGTGTATCAGCAGAAAAGCTGATTATTCTTGCTAAACAATATGCAGATCCAAACATCAAAGTAATGTCGTTATGGACTATGGGTATGAATCAACATACTCGTGGTGTGTGGATGAACAGCCTTGTATATAACATTCACTTACTTGTGGGCAAAATCTCACAACCAGGTAATGGCCCATTCTCGCTAACGGGTCAACCATCAGCTTGTGGTACTGCACGTGAAGTGGGTACATTCTCACACCGTCTACCTGCAGATATGGTTGTTGCGAATCCAAAACATCGCGCCATTGCTGAAAAAATCTGGAAACTACCTGAAGGTACAATTCCGCCTAAACCAGGTCTACATGCTGTTGCACAAAACCGTGCACTAAAAGACGGTACATTGAACGCGTACTGGACTATGTGTAATAACAACATGCAAGCGGCGCCAAACATGATGGAAGAGGGCTTACCGGGTTACCGTAACCCAGCTAACTTCATTGTTTGTTCTGACCCGTACCCGACAGTAACTGCACAAGCATCTGATCTTATTTTACCAACTGCAATGTGGGTAGAAAAAGAAGGCGCTTATGGTAATGCTGAACGTCGTACCCAAGCTTGGTATCAACAAGTTAAATCTGTTGAAGGTGCAAAATCAGATTTATGGCAGTTAATGGAATTCGCTAAACGCTTCAAAATTGAAGAGGTTTGGGGTGAAGATCTATTAGCTAAAATGCCTGAGCATCGCGGCAAGACTATGTACGACGTACTGTACAAAAATGGTAATGTTGACGCATTCCCACTAAGCGAAGCTCAAGAGCTAAATGATGATGCACAAGATCAAGGCTTCTACGTACAAAAAGGTCTATTCGAAGAATACGCAACCTTTGGACGTGGCCATGGTCATGATTTAGCACCATATGATGTTTACCACACAGTGCGTGGTTTACGTTGGCCTGTAGTGAACGGCGTTGAAACGAAATGGCGTTTTGCAGAAGGCAGTGATCCTTACGTAGGTAAAGGCAAAGGTTTTGAGTTCTATGGTAAGCCAGATGGTAAAGCAAACATCATCTTTGCACCATATGAAGCGCCACCTGAAGTGCCAAATGAAGAATATGACATGTGGTTATGTACCGGCCGTGTTCTTGAGCATTGGCATTCAGGTTCGATGACAGCGCGTGTTCCAGAGCTATATCGTGCAATGCCGGATGCGCTTTGTTATATCCATCCTGATGATGCGAAAAAACGTAACGTGCGTCGTGGTGATGAAGTTCTTATTGAATCTCTTCGTGGTGAAGTACGCTGTCGTGTGGAAACACGTGGCCGTAACCGCCCACCGGTTGGTTTAGTATTTGTACCTTGGTTTGATGCGCGCGTATTAATTAACAAGGTATGTCTAGATGCTACCGATCCGTTATCAAAACAAACGGATTATAAAAAGTGTGCGATTAAAATTACCAAAGTGTAA
- a CDS encoding chaperone NapD produces MAEQEVHISSLIIHVKPEHLVAVKNKITALPDAEIYGDSEEGKIIVVLETTNQKFVTDIIDKINNFEHVLSTSLVFHQIETIDPSCEDDL; encoded by the coding sequence ATGGCAGAACAAGAAGTACATATCTCAAGTTTAATTATTCACGTGAAGCCAGAACACTTGGTTGCAGTGAAGAATAAAATTACAGCACTTCCAGATGCTGAAATTTACGGCGATAGTGAAGAGGGTAAAATTATCGTCGTATTAGAAACTACGAATCAAAAATTTGTTACTGATATTATTGATAAAATTAATAATTTCGAACATGTCTTAAGTACTTCTCTTGTTTTTCATCAAATTGAAACTATCGATCCATCATGTGAGGATGATCTATGA
- the napF gene encoding ferredoxin-type protein NapF — MSINLARRSLFRRKEQNNVVRLPWLKADLDFTEMCTRCGDCTAACPEQIIVVGDGGFPEIDFSVSECSFCKECVNHCKEDLFDLTQAQPWANKATISNSCLNLESVYCRSCAESCETEALAFNFTNTTFVSPDVVLDACNGCGACVSICPVNAILVKPNR, encoded by the coding sequence ATGAGTATTAATCTAGCGCGACGTTCACTATTCCGTCGTAAAGAACAAAATAATGTTGTACGCCTACCTTGGTTAAAAGCAGATTTAGACTTTACAGAAATGTGCACTCGTTGTGGTGATTGCACCGCTGCTTGTCCTGAACAAATCATAGTAGTCGGTGACGGTGGGTTTCCTGAAATTGATTTTAGCGTATCAGAATGCAGTTTTTGTAAAGAATGTGTAAATCACTGTAAAGAAGATTTGTTTGATTTAACACAAGCACAACCTTGGGCGAATAAAGCTACTATTTCAAATAGCTGCTTGAACCTCGAGTCAGTATATTGTCGTAGTTGTGCTGAATCATGCGAGACAGAAGCTTTAGCATTTAACTTTACCAATACAACGTTCGTGAGCCCGGATGTTGTGTTAGATGCTTGTAACGGTTGTGGTGCATGTGTATCTATTTGCCCAGTAAATGCAATATTAGTTAAGCCTAACCGCTAG
- the moaA gene encoding GTP 3',8-cyclase MoaA: protein MQLQDQFSRKFYYLRLSITDVCNFKCNYCLPDGYKAEGKPEFLGRDELRRIVTGFAEMGTEKVRITGGEPSLRKDFTDIISDIAAIPKINKVATTTNGFNLEKYAQQWRDAGLDALNVSIDSLDARMFRQITGKNMFHKVMAGLDAAFTAGFETVKVNTVLMRNLNDVELDDFLNWIKTRPIQLRFIELMQTGDNQALFDKHHVSGVSIRDKLILQGWVSKVRGKADGPAQVFIHPDYVGEIGLIMPYEKNFCSTCNRLRVSTKGRLHLCLFGEAGVELRDLLQDDNQQQALIGRVVEHMSEKKSTHFLQDGFTANTPHLASIGG from the coding sequence ATGCAACTTCAAGATCAGTTTTCGCGTAAATTTTATTATTTACGCTTATCAATTACCGACGTTTGTAATTTCAAATGTAACTACTGCTTACCAGATGGCTATAAAGCTGAAGGTAAACCTGAATTTTTAGGGCGTGATGAGTTACGCCGTATAGTGACAGGATTTGCTGAAATGGGCACTGAAAAAGTCCGTATTACTGGTGGTGAACCTTCATTAAGAAAAGACTTCACGGATATAATCTCAGACATTGCTGCGATCCCAAAAATTAATAAGGTCGCAACAACCACCAACGGTTTTAATCTAGAAAAGTATGCACAACAATGGCGTGATGCTGGACTTGATGCATTAAATGTCAGTATTGACAGTTTAGACGCGCGCATGTTTCGCCAGATAACCGGTAAGAATATGTTCCATAAAGTAATGGCTGGCCTTGATGCTGCTTTTACTGCTGGATTTGAAACCGTTAAAGTTAATACGGTATTGATGCGTAACTTAAATGATGTGGAACTGGATGATTTTTTAAATTGGATCAAAACCAGACCAATTCAATTACGTTTTATTGAGTTAATGCAGACGGGTGATAATCAAGCTTTGTTTGATAAACACCATGTATCTGGCGTGAGTATTCGTGACAAGTTAATATTGCAAGGCTGGGTAAGTAAAGTCAGAGGTAAGGCGGATGGACCTGCACAAGTGTTTATTCACCCTGACTATGTTGGTGAAATTGGTTTGATTATGCCCTACGAAAAGAACTTTTGTTCAACTTGTAACCGTTTACGTGTATCAACTAAAGGGCGCTTACATTTATGTTTATTTGGTGAGGCGGGGGTTGAATTACGTGATTTACTTCAAGATGATAACCAACAACAAGCGTTGATCGGTCGTGTTGTAGAACATATGTCAGAGAAAAAATCGACACATTTTCTTCAAGATGGTTTTACTGCTAACACACCTCATTTAGCGTCTATTGGCGGCTAA
- the narQ gene encoding nitrate/nitrite two-component system sensor histidine kinase NarQ, translating to MIKNIIPSHQSIIILIGRGMFSILALASLLTFISLVALSLSLSDASSINKAGALRMQSYQIAYNLSRDESEVKRQVHIDTFNQSLAHIKNNIVDNWDITSKLKQEFMAVETQWQIQSDILHSDNPGQFLGNVDEFVLQIDTFVQNLQNHSEYKVKIITLIKGLGIGLIFAVCIITIRLMQVQVLKPLQQIFTASNQIRRGEFDVSFDFVYENEIGSLASNISHMANDLNQLYSTLEQQVDAKTKQLKEAKDKINFLYTTSQKLHVTHLNADMLEQTLQSVSELNGLSFYKLVLTGSEVETIYLNAGADNGEQTLDLRLELEEQSFGTLTVLQREATDQEHLRSYCRIISRAQHRSQSNLEAQRSLLMEERAVIARELHDSLAQALSYLKIQVALLKRHLKNQEISTTTNEIVEEIDTNLRLSYTQLRELLNTFRLTLDDANLSEAISIMLAQLRQRTATKIHLSYELEEHLFKPNQHIHILQIIREAVLNSIKHADSDEIIIDCGTNKNGTIEVSISDNGNGIPANPAKSNHYGLNIMGERASKLGAKLEIKNNITKGTLVLLTFDRENKHA from the coding sequence ATGATAAAAAATATAATTCCTTCCCATCAGTCTATTATCATTTTAATCGGCCGCGGTATGTTTAGTATACTAGCACTTGCCTCCTTGCTCACTTTTATTTCCTTAGTGGCATTATCACTCAGCCTGTCCGATGCATCATCAATCAATAAAGCTGGTGCATTAAGAATGCAAAGTTATCAAATAGCTTATAATTTATCCAGAGATGAGTCGGAGGTCAAACGTCAAGTTCATATTGATACTTTTAATCAATCCCTTGCCCATATTAAAAACAACATTGTTGATAATTGGGATATCACATCAAAATTAAAACAAGAGTTCATGGCTGTTGAAACTCAATGGCAAATACAGTCAGATATTCTACATAGTGATAATCCAGGCCAGTTCTTGGGAAATGTAGATGAATTTGTATTACAAATTGATACTTTTGTACAAAACCTACAAAATCACTCCGAATATAAAGTAAAAATCATCACCCTTATTAAAGGGCTGGGGATCGGTCTTATTTTTGCCGTCTGTATTATTACTATTCGCCTAATGCAAGTGCAGGTATTAAAACCGTTACAGCAAATATTCACCGCGTCTAATCAAATTCGCCGTGGTGAATTTGATGTGTCGTTTGATTTTGTTTATGAGAATGAAATTGGCTCATTGGCGAGTAATATTTCCCACATGGCTAATGATTTAAATCAACTATACAGCACCCTAGAACAACAAGTAGATGCTAAAACTAAGCAGTTGAAAGAAGCGAAAGATAAAATCAATTTTTTATATACAACATCGCAAAAATTACATGTCACACATCTTAATGCTGATATGCTCGAACAAACACTACAGAGTGTCTCTGAGCTCAATGGCCTTAGTTTCTACAAACTGGTACTAACGGGCTCAGAAGTAGAGACTATCTACCTCAATGCTGGCGCAGATAACGGTGAACAAACACTGGACTTAAGATTAGAACTCGAAGAACAATCTTTTGGTACTTTAACTGTCTTACAACGCGAAGCGACCGACCAAGAGCATTTACGCAGTTATTGCCGTATTATTTCACGTGCCCAACATCGTTCTCAAAGTAATTTAGAAGCACAGCGCTCACTATTAATGGAAGAACGCGCGGTTATTGCACGTGAATTACATGATTCACTCGCCCAAGCCCTGTCCTATTTAAAAATTCAAGTGGCATTATTGAAGCGTCATTTAAAGAATCAAGAGATCTCCACGACAACCAATGAAATTGTCGAAGAAATAGATACCAATCTAAGATTGTCTTATACCCAATTAAGAGAATTACTGAATACATTTAGGTTAACACTCGACGATGCCAACTTATCTGAAGCAATTTCTATCATGCTTGCCCAGTTACGTCAGCGCACAGCAACCAAAATTCACCTAAGCTATGAATTAGAAGAACATTTATTTAAACCGAACCAACATATACATATTCTCCAAATCATTCGTGAAGCTGTACTAAATTCCATCAAACATGCCGATTCGGATGAAATAATAATTGACTGTGGCACAAATAAAAATGGTACTATCGAAGTATCAATTTCGGATAATGGGAACGGCATACCAGCCAATCCAGCTAAATCCAACCATTATGGTTTAAACATAATGGGAGAACGCGCTTCAAAACTAGGTGCTAAACTAGAAATAAAAAATAATATAACAAAAGGCACCTTAGTATTACTCACCTTCGACAGGGAAAATAAACATGCATGA
- the narL gene encoding two-component system response regulator NarL, whose product MHENSYTILVVDDHPLMRKGIVQLLSLEEKFNVIGEACDGVEAITLAKQHEPDLVLLDLNMKGMSGLDTLKALRAEELSSRVVILTVSDNKQDVIRLINAGADGYLLKDSEPDLLLAQLQDVLSGQQALSESLLGYLDCLHEDNNFAEKLAKLTKRENQILLEISKGYSNKHVASNLHISEGTVKVHVKSLLKKLEASSRVEAAVMYLEFNKTSA is encoded by the coding sequence ATGCATGAGAATAGTTACACAATATTAGTTGTTGATGATCACCCCCTAATGCGTAAAGGCATTGTTCAACTACTTTCATTAGAAGAAAAGTTCAATGTGATTGGTGAAGCCTGCGATGGTGTGGAAGCTATCACCCTTGCCAAACAGCATGAACCAGATCTTGTATTACTTGATTTGAACATGAAAGGTATGTCAGGGTTAGATACTTTAAAAGCACTACGAGCAGAAGAATTAAGCTCTCGAGTGGTTATTCTAACAGTTTCTGATAACAAACAAGATGTGATCCGTTTAATCAACGCAGGTGCTGACGGTTACTTATTAAAAGATTCAGAACCTGATCTATTATTAGCACAACTTCAAGATGTATTATCTGGCCAACAAGCGCTGTCTGAAAGCTTACTTGGTTATTTAGATTGTCTACATGAAGATAATAATTTTGCAGAAAAGTTAGCTAAGCTAACTAAACGTGAAAATCAAATCTTGCTTGAAATTTCGAAAGGTTACAGCAACAAACATGTTGCAAGTAATCTACACATTTCAGAAGGCACAGTAAAAGTTCACGTTAAAAGTTTATTGAAAAAATTAGAAGCAAGTTCACGTGTTGAAGCTGCTGTTATGTATCTTGAGTTCAATAAAACAAGCGCATAA
- a CDS encoding LON peptidase substrate-binding domain-containing protein, with protein sequence MQTTQLALLPLTSHILPHGRLPLRIIEERYIRMIKDSAKAMNGFGVVMIDPNQTGPFGRISTIGTHVETIDFYTLDDGFLGINVEGRQRFIIDDITTEADGLKMAKVHYITNWPDQKITSEDIYLAEKLEEIYVQHADINQLYALKQMTNISWVSQRWIELLPLSVTEKQLLLQQPDCNSTVAILKKLMPI encoded by the coding sequence TTGCAAACGACCCAACTCGCTTTACTGCCATTAACATCACATATTTTACCTCACGGTAGACTTCCTTTACGCATCATAGAAGAACGCTATATTCGCATGATAAAAGATAGCGCCAAAGCAATGAATGGATTTGGAGTGGTAATGATAGATCCTAACCAGACAGGCCCCTTTGGACGTATATCCACAATTGGCACTCATGTTGAAACAATTGATTTTTATACTCTAGATGATGGCTTTCTAGGTATTAATGTTGAAGGTCGTCAACGGTTTATTATTGATGATATCACCACTGAAGCTGATGGGTTGAAAATGGCAAAAGTCCACTACATCACCAACTGGCCAGATCAAAAAATAACATCAGAAGACATTTATTTAGCTGAAAAGCTAGAAGAAATATATGTTCAACACGCGGATATAAACCAACTTTATGCATTAAAACAAATGACTAATATAAGTTGGGTATCGCAACGATGGATAGAACTTCTGCCTCTTTCAGTCACAGAAAAACAACTTTTATTGCAGCAGCCAGATTGCAATAGCACTGTAGCTATACTTAAAAAGTTGATGCCAATTTAA
- the yvcK gene encoding uridine diphosphate-N-acetylglucosamine-binding protein YvcK has protein sequence MLQKSLSDLNKVVAIGGGHGLGRVLSSLSFLGPRLTGIVTTTDNGGSTGRLRNSENCIAWGDIRNCINQLVTQPDIGSLLFEYRFQNEGELKNHNLGNLMLVALDNLCVRPLDAVNLIRNMLHVECQLIPMSEQPSDLIAVTPCGSDVHGEVSVDKMQEFPHQLTVQPNVAATFEAVEAIEKAELILLGPGSFLTSIMPPLLLKDIQKALRRTNAKVIYLGNLQHEIGPASTISLQKRLKWCEDTLGFPLINAVIQDVDKQSELTYPTYTHDLREEVNKNYHDRQKLKAAIESVVNHILTSAH, from the coding sequence ATGTTGCAAAAATCACTTTCAGATCTGAATAAGGTTGTCGCTATTGGCGGTGGTCATGGACTCGGCCGTGTGCTGTCTTCTCTTTCCTTTTTAGGGCCTAGATTAACGGGTATTGTCACAACAACTGATAATGGTGGTTCAACAGGTCGGCTCAGGAATTCTGAGAATTGTATTGCTTGGGGTGATATTCGCAATTGTATTAATCAGTTAGTCACTCAACCAGACATTGGCTCTTTATTGTTTGAATATCGTTTTCAAAATGAAGGGGAGCTGAAGAACCATAACTTAGGTAATCTCATGCTTGTGGCATTAGATAATCTTTGTGTGCGGCCGTTAGATGCGGTCAACCTTATTCGTAATATGTTGCATGTCGAATGCCAACTTATTCCGATGTCAGAACAGCCCAGTGACTTAATCGCAGTAACGCCTTGTGGTAGCGATGTACACGGCGAAGTATCTGTCGATAAAATGCAAGAATTTCCGCATCAATTAACTGTTCAACCGAATGTTGCTGCCACATTTGAAGCTGTAGAAGCAATTGAAAAAGCAGAGTTGATATTATTAGGCCCAGGTTCATTCCTCACCAGTATCATGCCACCTCTGCTGCTTAAAGATATACAAAAAGCCTTACGCAGAACAAACGCAAAAGTAATTTATTTAGGTAATTTACAGCATGAGATAGGTCCTGCATCAACGATTTCATTGCAAAAACGTTTAAAATGGTGCGAAGATACGCTCGGTTTTCCGTTGATAAATGCCGTGATACAGGATGTAGATAAACAATCTGAGCTGACTTATCCGACCTATACCCATGATTTACGTGAAGAAGTGAATAAAAACTATCACGATAGACAAAAATTAAAAGCGGCGATAGAATCTGTCGTTAATCACATTTTAACGTCAGCGCACTAA
- a CDS encoding Hpt domain-containing protein, which yields MENTVINETVFTQLLVDVGEDMLPALVDVFKEETTERIADLRALMASVDNDKVAQSCHSIKSSAGTYGALIVQQHAEELEVMAKSNSTAEVQVKLPLLIKSLEDAISALTLKCD from the coding sequence ATGGAAAACACAGTTATTAATGAAACGGTATTCACCCAATTACTTGTTGATGTTGGTGAAGATATGCTACCAGCGTTAGTTGATGTTTTTAAAGAAGAAACAACAGAGCGTATTGCTGATCTACGAGCGTTAATGGCTAGCGTTGATAATGATAAAGTCGCGCAGAGCTGCCATAGCATAAAAAGTAGTGCAGGCACATATGGTGCGCTAATAGTACAACAACACGCAGAGGAGTTGGAGGTAATGGCAAAGTCAAATAGCACTGCTGAAGTGCAAGTGAAATTACCATTATTAATTAAAAGTTTAGAAGACGCGATTAGTGCGCTGACGTTAAAATGTGATTAA
- a CDS encoding SpoIIE family protein phosphatase encodes MKTQLFAKQYPLKLDSISKVRRLLTGLCYQLALDQAEIDRVTLVLAEYLSNLYFHNPDSVHWFSIELAGRNGNWYFSVCDNGDSFNPYQFDTKDIFNGELLTGGMGLALIQTNNPDGCYVTENGINQLTCPLQQQDKKLKVVIVDDDRILLSAHHAYLHNDFIVHTFADAGLALKFIAHEGCDLIIADIHMPEMSGFEFRQKVEDFDKGALTPFVFLTGDENLSVQEQAAEVSIDGYLIKPITKTSLLAVCNRVIRRTNQLALHYQQRVVESLSRPFKPSLPAYCGQWNLALAHTPATEGGGDFVFFHDFGGCQIIVLGDIMGHGPVAKFHSFAIMGYLEGVVTSVETSPTALLAGLSNRLFLNQLLETSMLTCVVIKLTDKQCEIASAGHPQPYLLHGSGYEAIDCKGTVLGLLPDEQYSSVTVQLAPEDKLFFYSDGIFENIDRNCDCIDNILVDIKGKTAQSTLDKLWLRFESLSPEQLQDDVTALVIELNTL; translated from the coding sequence ATGAAAACCCAACTTTTCGCCAAGCAATACCCATTAAAGCTCGATTCCATTAGCAAGGTTCGGCGTCTACTGACTGGATTGTGCTATCAATTAGCGCTTGATCAAGCTGAAATAGATCGTGTTACGTTAGTGTTGGCAGAATATCTGTCTAACCTGTATTTTCATAATCCGGACTCTGTTCACTGGTTCAGTATTGAACTCGCTGGTAGGAATGGTAATTGGTATTTTTCCGTGTGCGATAATGGAGATAGTTTCAATCCCTATCAATTTGATACTAAAGATATATTTAATGGAGAGCTACTTACTGGTGGTATGGGATTAGCGTTAATTCAAACCAATAATCCTGATGGTTGTTACGTCACTGAAAACGGCATTAATCAGCTAACCTGTCCATTGCAGCAACAGGATAAAAAACTCAAAGTTGTAATTGTTGATGATGATCGCATTTTATTATCAGCGCATCATGCTTATCTTCACAATGATTTTATCGTACACACTTTTGCTGATGCAGGTTTGGCGCTTAAATTTATAGCTCACGAAGGTTGCGATCTTATTATTGCCGACATACATATGCCAGAGATGTCTGGATTTGAATTCAGACAAAAGGTCGAAGACTTTGATAAAGGCGCATTAACACCGTTCGTATTCTTAACGGGGGATGAGAATTTATCGGTTCAAGAACAAGCCGCTGAAGTGTCTATTGACGGTTACTTAATTAAACCTATCACCAAAACGTCATTACTTGCTGTTTGTAACCGAGTAATACGGAGAACAAATCAATTAGCGTTACATTATCAACAGCGCGTTGTAGAGTCTCTAAGCAGACCTTTTAAGCCTTCACTCCCCGCATATTGTGGGCAATGGAATCTCGCCTTAGCGCATACACCTGCGACTGAAGGGGGGGGGGACTTTGTATTTTTCCATGATTTCGGAGGCTGTCAAATTATCGTGTTGGGCGACATTATGGGGCATGGTCCGGTCGCTAAATTTCATAGTTTTGCCATCATGGGATATTTGGAGGGGGTTGTAACCTCGGTTGAAACATCACCGACGGCTTTACTTGCGGGTTTATCTAATAGACTGTTTTTAAATCAGTTGCTAGAAACCAGTATGCTCACTTGTGTGGTGATCAAACTGACCGATAAGCAATGCGAAATAGCATCGGCAGGCCATCCTCAACCTTACCTACTACATGGTTCTGGTTACGAAGCCATCGACTGTAAAGGAACCGTGTTAGGCTTGTTACCTGACGAGCAATATTCATCCGTGACAGTGCAATTAGCACCAGAAGATAAACTTTTTTTCTATTCAGACGGTATTTTTGAAAACATTGACAGAAATTGTGACTGTATTGATAATATACTGGTTGATATTAAAGGGAAAACAGCTCAAAGTACATTAGATAAACTCTGGTTACGCTTTGAATCACTTTCCCCGGAACAGTTACAAGACGATGTTACTGCACTGGTGATTGAACTCAATACACTATGA